The following DNA comes from Bathymodiolus thermophilus thioautotrophic gill symbiont.
CTTAAAACAATTATCAGACACGGTACTAAGCCCGTCTAGCAATAGCTTTAAAAAAGCATTGTTGGTCGAATACCCACGCAAAGGCATGTGGACAATCGCCTTTCAAACAGGGGATTATCATGGTGAAATTGAACAAAAAATTGGCAAAGATATTGTCAATATTTATGTACCAACGACACCCAACCCAACCTCTGGATTTTTTATCATGCTACCCAAAAAAGAGGTTATTGAATTGGATATGCATGTCGATGACGCATTTAAACTGATTATTTCTACCGGCGTAGTAACGCCAAACAACATTAAAAAGGACTAAAAATGAGAACATATTGTGGTGAATTAAACAAAGAACATATTGACCAAACCGTCGAAATTTTCGGCTGGACAAACCGTCGCCGTGACCATGGTGGCGTGATTTTCTTGGATGTGCGTGACAAACGAGGCATTGTGCAAGTTGTCATTAATCCAGATAACAAAAATTTTACTTTAGCTGAAACCATTCGCAACGAGTTTGTATTAAAAATTAGCGGCAAAGTTATTGCCAGAGATGACAATCTTATTAACCAAAAACTTGCAACAGGCGAGATTGAAATCGTTGCCGACACCATTGAAATTCTGAACGCCTCTAAACCGGTACCTTTTCAAATTGATGCTGTAGATACTTCAGAAGAAGTGCGCCTCAAATATCGCTTCTTAGATTTACGCACCAATGTCATGCAACAACGCATGCGCTTACGCTCAAAAGTTACACACTTTATGCGTGATTTCATGGAAAAGCATGATTTCTTAGACATTGAAACCCCATTTTTAACCAAAGCAACCCCCGAAGGCGCACGCGATTATTTGGTGCCTTCACGCACTTACCCAGGTGAATTTTTCGCTTTGCCACAATCGCCACAATTATTTAAGCAATTATTAATGATGTCAGGTTTTGAGCGCTATTACCAAATCGTAAAATGCTTTAGAGACGAGGATTTGCGTGCCGACCGCCAACCAGAATTTACCCAACTTGATGTTGAAACTTCGTTCATGAATGAAGACGAAATTATGGCACTGATGGAGGCACTGACTCGTGGACTGTTTAAGTCAGTTATTGATGTCGATTTAGGTGATAAATTCCCCACCATTACTTACGCCAATGCTTTGGATAAGTACGGCGTTGACCGTCCCGATATGCGTATTCCACTTGAAATTATCGGCATTGATGAGTTACTTGAAAACATCGAATTTAAAGTTTTTGCCGAACCTGCTAAAAACCCAAATTCTCGTGTAGCAGCCATGAAAATTACTGGCGGTAGCAACATTTCACGCAAACAAATCGACAATTACACCAAATTCGTCAGTATTTATGGCGCCAAAGGCTTGGCATATATTAAGATGAACGAAGAAGGGCCTGTCTCCCCTATTCTTAAATTCCTAGGCACAGAAGTAACCCAAAATATCATCAATAAAGTCGATGCAAAAACAGGCGACATTATTTTCTTTGGTGCCGACAAAATTAAAATCGTCAACGAAGCCCTAGGCAACTTGCGTGAAAAAATCGCCAAAGATTTAGATCTATATACCTGCAAATGGGCACCAATTTGGGTAGTCGATTTCCCTATGTTTGATGCCAATGATGACGGCTCTTTGAGTGCCATCCACCACCCATTTACCGCACCCAGCGTTGATGCCAAAACCCTAGAATCCACTGCCACTACCGCCCTATCTCGTGCTTACGATTTGGTCATTAACGGCTCCGAAGTCGGTGGTGGATCCATTCGTATTCACCAAGTTGCAATGCAGCAAACCGTATTAAAATTATTAGGCATTAGCGACGAAGAAGCACAAGACAAATTCGGCTTTTTACTCAATGCACTTGAATACGGCTGCCCCCCTCACGGTGGTATGGCATTCGGCTTAGACCGTCTGGTTATGATTATGACCGGCAGCGATTCCATCCGTGATGTCATCGCCTTCCCCAAAACCCAAACCGCCGCCTGCTTACTCACCAACGCCCCTGCCAGCGTCCCAAACAAGGTGTTAAGAGAATTGGGTGTTAAAATAAGTTTGCCTGAAAAAGACTAACAAACACAAAAAAACACTTAAAATTAAATTATTTATCCTTGAAGTGCAATGAAACTAACCATAAAAAATATTGGCGTTATTAAAGAAGCAGATATTGAATTATCGGGTCTAACCGTTATCGCTGGTGAAAATGATAGCGGAAAAAGCACTGTTGGTAAATTAATGTTTTCCATTACCAAAGCAATTGGAAGATATGAAGATGAGCTAGAAGAAAGCAAAGAGAGTGATATTGAAAAAGCAGTAGAGAGAATTTATTTTTCCATTAGAATAGTTATATTTAGGGGTAACAAGCACGAATATGAACAATTAAAAAAAATGTTTCATCCGCACTATTTCATAGATGAAGTAAATGACAATGGTATTGAAGCGATAAAAAGCAGAATTGAGTACCTAAAAGAAAAAAATATTTACAACGATAGAATCGAAGAATTATTTACCAATCTGCAAGATGTTGTCAGGCGAGACTACGATAAAAAATCCGCCATTAAAAGAGCCTTTAATAAAGTTGCTTATTCAGAGTTTAAGGGGGTAATTTCCAGCAATAAAACTAAAACCTCTAGTATAAAAATCACCGAAGGGAATAATTGCATTTTAAATATAGAACTTCACCAAAATCATGTGTCTGAATTTGATTTACAAGATGATTTATATTTTAACGACAGTGTCATCATTGAAACGCCAATGATACTTAACTTTAACGAATCAATCCAAAATTCAAAATCACTCTTCGATTCACAAGATAAACAAAGTCGTTTACGCTCACTAGGTAGAGCCAATATTGCCTTCCATGTTAAAGATTTGGATGCAAAACTTAAGAATTCTGCCTATGAAGAAGGTTTATTTCTTAATCTAAAAGACAATCAATTATATGAAAAAATCACTGGAATTATAAATGGAGAAATAAAATTCGTTAAAGAGCGTGACGAATTTATATATTTCAAAGGCGAAGAAAGTCACAACATTATTAATGTGGCTAGCGGAATTAAGTCGTTCGGTATATTGCAAATGTTGTTATCGGCTAATTTTTTAGATGAAAGAACATTGGTTGTATTAGATGAACCTGAAGTACATTTGCACCCTAAATGGCAACTAAAATATGCCGAAATTATTGTGCTTTTAGTTGAAAATAATATTAGTGTTCTTGTAACAACACATAGCCCGTATATGATTGAGGCATTAGAAAGATACAGCGAAAAATACAAAGTAGGGGCAAACTTTTATTTAGCCGAAGAGGCTATGATTAAATCAGAAAATAACAACAAAACTTTATCAAAAACAGTGGCTAAACTTTCGGAGCCATTTTCTGTTTTTGATAAAATGGATGCAGAAAAATTATAATGAGTGCAGAAACTAAATTTCGAACTAAGTATCAAGATTGTTTGACAGACCTCAAGACATTGAGTTACGACTCAGACAATGACGAATATTTATGCCAAAACACAACATATAAATCTTATAATTTTGATGAGATTGTTAAAGCAAGAAACCCTAAGTGCACCCCTGCCTCACCTGATACACTTATCTTTAAAGGAAATAAGGTATATTGTGTAGAATTCAAAAACTCATTCAAAAAAAGAGTTGACTCTGGAGTAATCAAGAAAAAACTTGAAGATGGATATAAAGTTTTATCAGAGATTTTTATAGAATTAGGTTTGCAGCTTACGGATTACCAACTTATTTTTTGTGTTGTGCATAAAGGTTTTAACGAAAGTGAGTTAGAAAAAAAAGAAACAAAGTGGAGGGAAATACGCTATAGAACTGAATATAAGCGCATTGCTCAGTTCGATTTAGAGCAGTATAAAGGCAAAGGCAAATATTTTGACGATATCCTTACCAACGATGTCGATTTTTTCAGAAAAGAATTTATAGAAAAAATAAACCCAACTTTACCATGCTAACTTCAATGATAACCCAAATCAAACAACTTCTAAAACAAAAAAACGCCGTATTGGTCGCACACTATTATGTTAGTGGCGATTTGCAAACTTTGGCGGAGGAGACGGGAGGGATTGTTTCTGATAGTTTGGAGATGGCACGATTTGGGCGGAATTGTGTGGCTGATACTATTATTGTGGCAGGGGTTAAGTTTATGGGGGAGACGGCAAAAATCCTGTCGCCTGAAAAAACTGTTTTGGTACTTGATGATAAAGCGACTTGTTCGTTAGATGAGGATTGTCCGATTGCTGAATTTTCAGCGTTTTGTGATCAGCATGCTGATAGAACAGTTGTGGTTTATGCCAACACTTCTGCCGAGGTTAAGGCGCGTGCGGATTGGGTGGTTACTTCGGGTAGTGCACTGAGTGTGGTTAAACATTTGCATCAGCAAGGGGAGAAAATTCTTTGGGCGCCTGACAAACATTTGGGCAACTATGTCAACAATGAAACAGGTGCGGATATGTTACTTTGGCAAGGTTCTTGCGTGGTGCACGAGCGTTTTAAGGCGGATGCTTTAATTGCTTTACAAAAGCAACACCCTGAGGCTGCCACTTTGGTACACCCAGAATCGCCACAAGCGGTGGTGGAATTAGCCACCGTAGTTGGCTCAACTACTGCACTGATTAATGCCGTTAAAAACAGAGAGGAACAAACTTTTATTGTGGCAACAGACAACGGTATTTTTCACAAAATGCACGAGGTAGCGCCGCACAAAAAATTAATTGAAGCGCCTACCATGGGTACAGGTGCGGATTGCGAAAGTTGTGCGCATTGTGAGTGGATGGCAATGAATACATTAGAAAAATTGTTAGAAACTTTAAACAACCCACAAAATGAAATTAAAATTGACAAAAATATTGCACAACAAGCACAATATTCAATACAAAAATTGTTAGACTTCACGGAGAAATAAACATGGCAGGACACAGTAAATGGCACAATATTCAACATCGAAAAGGTGCGCAGGACGCTAAACGAGGCAAAATTTTTACCAAACTAATTAAGGAAATTGTCATCGCCGCTAAAGCAGGTGGCGGTGTGATTGAAAACAACCCTTCTCTTAGAATGGTGATTGACAAAGCCTTAGCAGCAAACATGAAACGCGACACCATCGAAAGTGCCGTTAAACGAGGCAGTGGCGACCTTGATGGTGAAAATTATGACGAAGTGCGTTACGAAGGTTACGGCCTAGGTGGCACGGCTATTATGGTGGACACTTTAACGGATAATCGCAATCGCACTGTGGCAGATGTGCGCCATGCTTTTTCTAAACACGGGGGCAATTTAGGCACAGATGGCTCAGTGGCTTATTTGTTTAACAAACAAGGTTTTATCAGTTTTGCCTCAGGCGATGAAGATCAAATTATGGAAGTGGCATTGGAAGCAGGTGCACAAGACATTATTAGCAATGACGATGGCTCGATTGATGTCGTTACCGAACCCGAAGATTTTTTCACCGTAAAAGACGCACTCACCAATGCTGGACATGAACCCAGCCACGCTGAAGTGACTATGGAACCTGACAATCGTGTAGAACTCAATCTCGGCGATGCAGAAAAATTCATGAAACTCATCGACCGCTTAGAAGACTTAGACGATACGCAGGAAGTGTATCACAATGCAGATATTTCCGATGAAGTAATGGCGCAATTGTAAGTTAGAATCTTTACACGAGATGTTGGGGACGAAAAAATCCAAGCAATTACCAACAAAGACTGAGATAAATTGAAGCAACCAAAAACGCTAAATAATCCAACAAAAAACCAGTATTTTTAGGATAAAGTTATCTGTATAAATTGGAATCAGAAGAGAAAAAATGGTATTTTTCAGTGGCATTATTGCAATTACTGAAGTCATTTTTTAGGTTAATTCACTCTATGAGAGGCTTTTGCATAAATATGAACAATCATTAGGAATTCACTTTTCACCAAATTGGCAAAAATTGAATTTTGCTAATCATCCATATTTACGCAAAGGTCTCTATTAAAATGAACAAAAATATTTTAATTAATAAAAAACACAATAATGATTAAAACAATTAAAAACATTCAGGCACTCAGTGGTTTCAAGCAAGAAGGGTTAAACAAAAAACTTGCCACTTTAAACATTAAACTCAGTGGTGCAGAATTTGTGCATTTTGCAGATTGTACACATACACTGACGGCAACTGAGAGAGAGGTTTTGTCGGAACTTTTAAGTTATGAAGCACCATTTACAGAAGTGAATGAGACGCAAATTATTGTCATACCACGGCTTGGCACGATTTCGCCTTGGTCATCTAAAGCCAGTGATATTTTGCATTTGTGTGGATTGGAAAAAGTTAAGCGCATTGAGCGGGGGATTGTTTATCATTTTGAGGGGGAAATCACAGATAAAAAGGCTGTTTTGTCAATTATTATGGACAAAATGACGGAGTCTGAACTGGTGTCAATTGATGCGGCACACAGTATTTTTGATGATTTTGTGCCACAGCCTTTTAAGCAAATAGATATTTTGGCGGAGGGAAAATCGGCGTTAGAGCATGCGAACGCTACTTTAGGTTTGGCGTTGTCTGCGGGTGAAATTGCGTATTTGCTGGACAGTTTTAACAAATTACAGCGTAATCCGACTGATGTGGAATTAATGATGTTTGCACAGGCAAATTCTGAACATTGTCGGCATAAGATTTTTAATGCCGATTGGACAATTGACGGTGTGGCACAAGCGAAGAGCTTGTTTTCAATGATTCGCAATACTTACCATCAGCACCCTGAGGGGTTGTTGAGTGTTTATTCAGACAATTCAGCGGTAATGGCAGGCTATAAGGGTAAGCGCTTTTATGCGGATGACCAAGGGCGTTATGTTAGTTCGATGGAGCATAGGGCGATTTTAATGAAGGTGGAAACGCACAACCACCCTACTGCTATCGCACCGCATCCGGGGGCGGCAACGGGTTCTGGAGGGGAGATTCGTGATGAAGGAGCAACGGGTCGGGGGTCAAAACCTAAGGTGGGCTTGTGTGGATTTAGTGTGTCTAATCTTAAAATTAACCAAGCGTTACAACCATGGGAAGTTGATTATGGCAAGCCTAATCAAATTGTTTCAGCGTTAGATATTATGCTTGAAGGTCCGATTGGAGCGGCGGCGTTTAACAATGAATTTGGTCGCCCCAATATCTTAGGTTATTTTAGAACTTATGAACAACAAGCCCCTGATGGCGATGTGCGAGGCTATCACAAGCCGATTATGCTGGCGGGTGGATTGGGGCATATTCAAGAACAACATATTGAAAAAGGCAATATTCCTGTGGGTAGTTTGATTATCGTTTTGGGCGGTCCAGCAATGTTGATTGGCTTGGGTGGTGGTGCGGCATCGTCTATCAATAGTGGCGAACAACATGAAGATTTGGATTTTGCCTCGGTGCAACGAGCCAATCCAGAAATGGAGCGCCGTGCGCAAGAAGTGATCGACCGTTGTGCCAATTTGGGTGATAAAAACCCCATTATCTCCATTCACGATATTGGCGCTGGTGGTTTGTCAAATGGCTTGCCTGAATTGGTGAATGATGCAGGCAAAGGGGGGCGATTTAAACTGCGCAATATTCCCAATGATGACAAACAAATGTCGCCATTGGAAATTTGGTGTAACGAGTCTCAAGAGCGTTATGTACTGGCAATTAGCGCCGAAAGTCTTGATTTATTCAGCAAACTTTGTCAGCGAGAGCGTGCGCCCTTTGCGGTATTAGGCGAATCTACCAAGGCGCAAGAATTGATTTTAAGCGATACTTTGTTTGACAACGATCCCATTGCAATGCCGATGGCGGTATTACTTGGCAATCCACCAAAAACCACAATTGATGCACACACACAACCGCTTCATTTAAACGCCTTAGATACCAGTGCCATTCAACTGGATGAGGCAATTACAAGAATTTTACAACTGCCAACCGTTGCCAGCAAAAATTTCTTAATTACCATTGGCGACAGAAGCATAACAGGCATGGTGGCGCGCGATCAATGTGTTGGCCCATGGCAAGTTCCAGTGGCAGATTGTGCGATTTCACTGGCAGATTATGAGGGCTATCAAGGGGAAATTATGTCTTTGGGCGAGCGCACACCTTTGGCGTTGTGCGATGCCAATGCTGCTGCCAGAATGACGATTGGTGAAGCGTTGACCAATATGTTGGGTGGTTTTGTTGCCGATATTCATCACATTAGCCTTAGTGCTAACTGGATGAGTGCCAGTGGCCATACTGGCGAAGATGCCAAATTATTTGAGGCAGTTCGAGCAGTAGGCATGGATTTGTGTCCAGAATTAGGCTTAACAGTACCTGTGGGTAAAGATTCAATGAGCATGAAAAGTGCTTGGACGGAAAACGGCAAAGACAAATCTGTTACCGCCCCATTATCGCTCATTATTACCGCCTTCTCCAAAACCCCTGATGTGCGTACACAAATTACCCCTTTGTTAGACACGACAATTGACAGTGAATTGCTACTCATTGATCTAGGATTGGGCAAAAACCGTATGGGTGGTTCGTGTTTGGCGCAAGTTTATAACCAAATTGGCAATATAGCGCCAAATCTTGATGATGCCACTTTGTTTAAAAATTTCTTTACCACCATCAATCAACTCAACAAGGATGGACTCATTAGTGCTTACCACGACCGCAGTGATGGTGGCGTTATTACCACCCTACTAGAAATGGCATTTACCACACATTGTGGTTTGGACATTTTTGAAGATGCTATCAATGCACTGTTTAATGAAGAATTGGGCTGTGTTATTCAAGTAGCAAATAACAACAAGGTGGCAGTAGAAAATGCACTGGCTCAAGCAGGACTCGCAAACTGCACTCGCATCATTGCCAATATCAACCATACCGATACCATTAATATTGGCAATTTCAGCGAACAACGCAGCATCCTGCAACAACTGTGGAGCAAGACTTCTTACGAAATCGCCAAACTGAGAGACAACCCTGAATGCGCCAAACAAGAATTTGATTTAATCGGACAAGCAACAGCAGGATTGCAAATACACCCCTCATTTGACATAAACCAAGCCCCAGCAATTTTAACCCAACGCCCAAAAGTTGCCATTCTGCGTGAACAAGGGGTAAATGGTCAAATTGAAATGGCAGCCGCCTTTGACAAAGCAGGTTTTGAAGCAATTGATGTCCACATGAGCGATATTTTAGCGGGTCGCCTCTCGCTTTCTGCTTTTAGCGGTTTAGTCGCTTGCGGTGGTTTTTCGTATGGCGATGTGCTGGGTGCTGGGCGCGGTTGGGCCAGTTCCATTCTTTACAATCCACGCACCAAAGATGAATTTGAAACTTTCTTTAATCGCACCAACAGTTTTGCCCTAGGCATTTGTAACGGTTGTCAAATGATGTCTAATCTAACAGCCATCATTCCTGGTAGTCAAGATTTCCCCACTTTTAAACGCAATACCTCCGAACAATTTGAAGCCCGCTTCTCTTCGGTGAAAATCGGTGCCAGCCATTCCCTCTTTTTAAACGATATGCAGGATTCTATCATGCCAATTGCACTTGCTCACGGAGAAGGTCGCGCCATTTTTACGGGCAATCAAAACAACAATATCGCCTTACAATATGTTGACCATAACGCCAACCCAACGCAAAACTATCCACACAATCCCAATGGCTCGGACAATGCAGTGGCTGGTGTTACTAACGACTCTGGTAGGGTAACCATTATGATGCCACATCCAGAACGCGTTATTAGAGCGGTACAAAACTCTCACCATCCAAAAGAGTGGGAAGAACGCAGCCCTTGGATGCGGATGTTTGAAAATGCAAGGGCTTGGGTAGATTAAGAATCTGTAACGCCCACCTCTTTACAGATGCAATCCTATCAACTCATTCGCTCAAAACGCAAAACTTTATCCTTGCAAATTGATAAAAATGCCCAACTATTAGTGCGTGCGCCGATGCGTCTCAGTATTAAAAAAATTGAGGATTTCGTCAATGAAAAACAAAAATGGATTCAGGAAAAACAAGCAGAAATAACAAGAAAAATACCACCTAAACAAAATTATGAAAATGGCAATAAGTATTTATTTTTAGGGAAATCATACCCTTTGCAATATGTTGAATCAGGTGATCCGCTCACCTTTAACGGGCAATCGTTTCAATTTAACCATCAATATGATGGTTATAACGCCTTTCACTGGTTTTACAAGAAAGAATTTATCGAAACCGCTGTGCCAATCCTGAATCAACTGGCTGAAAAATACACATTAAATTACCAAAAAGTGCGCTTTAAGGCACAAAAAACCCGCTGGGGCTCATGCAGTGCCAGCAACAATATCAATCTTAATTATTTGTTGATCATGGCACCAATATCAGTAATTGAAGCAGTCATTGCCCACGAATTGGCACACATAAAGCACAAAAATCATAGCAAAGATTTTTATCAACTGCTAGACAGCATGATATCCACACGCAAACAAACGGATATTTGGCTCAAAGACAACGGTCAACAACTACACAATTTATAAATA
Coding sequences within:
- a CDS encoding YebC/PmpR family DNA-binding transcriptional regulator, which produces MAGHSKWHNIQHRKGAQDAKRGKIFTKLIKEIVIAAKAGGGVIENNPSLRMVIDKALAANMKRDTIESAVKRGSGDLDGENYDEVRYEGYGLGGTAIMVDTLTDNRNRTVADVRHAFSKHGGNLGTDGSVAYLFNKQGFISFASGDEDQIMEVALEAGAQDIISNDDGSIDVVTEPEDFFTVKDALTNAGHEPSHAEVTMEPDNRVELNLGDAEKFMKLIDRLEDLDDTQEVYHNADISDEVMAQL
- a CDS encoding M48 family metallopeptidase, encoding MQSYQLIRSKRKTLSLQIDKNAQLLVRAPMRLSIKKIEDFVNEKQKWIQEKQAEITRKIPPKQNYENGNKYLFLGKSYPLQYVESGDPLTFNGQSFQFNHQYDGYNAFHWFYKKEFIETAVPILNQLAEKYTLNYQKVRFKAQKTRWGSCSASNNINLNYLLIMAPISVIEAVIAHELAHIKHKNHSKDFYQLLDSMISTRKQTDIWLKDNGQQLHNL
- the aspS gene encoding aspartate--tRNA ligase, translating into MRTYCGELNKEHIDQTVEIFGWTNRRRDHGGVIFLDVRDKRGIVQVVINPDNKNFTLAETIRNEFVLKISGKVIARDDNLINQKLATGEIEIVADTIEILNASKPVPFQIDAVDTSEEVRLKYRFLDLRTNVMQQRMRLRSKVTHFMRDFMEKHDFLDIETPFLTKATPEGARDYLVPSRTYPGEFFALPQSPQLFKQLLMMSGFERYYQIVKCFRDEDLRADRQPEFTQLDVETSFMNEDEIMALMEALTRGLFKSVIDVDLGDKFPTITYANALDKYGVDRPDMRIPLEIIGIDELLENIEFKVFAEPAKNPNSRVAAMKITGGSNISRKQIDNYTKFVSIYGAKGLAYIKMNEEGPVSPILKFLGTEVTQNIINKVDAKTGDIIFFGADKIKIVNEALGNLREKIAKDLDLYTCKWAPIWVVDFPMFDANDDGSLSAIHHPFTAPSVDAKTLESTATTALSRAYDLVINGSEVGGGSIRIHQVAMQQTVLKLLGISDEEAQDKFGFLLNALEYGCPPHGGMAFGLDRLVMIMTGSDSIRDVIAFPKTQTAACLLTNAPASVPNKVLRELGVKISLPEKD
- the purL gene encoding phosphoribosylformylglycinamidine synthase, with the protein product MKTIKNIQALSGFKQEGLNKKLATLNIKLSGAEFVHFADCTHTLTATEREVLSELLSYEAPFTEVNETQIIVIPRLGTISPWSSKASDILHLCGLEKVKRIERGIVYHFEGEITDKKAVLSIIMDKMTESELVSIDAAHSIFDDFVPQPFKQIDILAEGKSALEHANATLGLALSAGEIAYLLDSFNKLQRNPTDVELMMFAQANSEHCRHKIFNADWTIDGVAQAKSLFSMIRNTYHQHPEGLLSVYSDNSAVMAGYKGKRFYADDQGRYVSSMEHRAILMKVETHNHPTAIAPHPGAATGSGGEIRDEGATGRGSKPKVGLCGFSVSNLKINQALQPWEVDYGKPNQIVSALDIMLEGPIGAAAFNNEFGRPNILGYFRTYEQQAPDGDVRGYHKPIMLAGGLGHIQEQHIEKGNIPVGSLIIVLGGPAMLIGLGGGAASSINSGEQHEDLDFASVQRANPEMERRAQEVIDRCANLGDKNPIISIHDIGAGGLSNGLPELVNDAGKGGRFKLRNIPNDDKQMSPLEIWCNESQERYVLAISAESLDLFSKLCQRERAPFAVLGESTKAQELILSDTLFDNDPIAMPMAVLLGNPPKTTIDAHTQPLHLNALDTSAIQLDEAITRILQLPTVASKNFLITIGDRSITGMVARDQCVGPWQVPVADCAISLADYEGYQGEIMSLGERTPLALCDANAAARMTIGEALTNMLGGFVADIHHISLSANWMSASGHTGEDAKLFEAVRAVGMDLCPELGLTVPVGKDSMSMKSAWTENGKDKSVTAPLSLIITAFSKTPDVRTQITPLLDTTIDSELLLIDLGLGKNRMGGSCLAQVYNQIGNIAPNLDDATLFKNFFTTINQLNKDGLISAYHDRSDGGVITTLLEMAFTTHCGLDIFEDAINALFNEELGCVIQVANNNKVAVENALAQAGLANCTRIIANINHTDTINIGNFSEQRSILQQLWSKTSYEIAKLRDNPECAKQEFDLIGQATAGLQIHPSFDINQAPAILTQRPKVAILREQGVNGQIEMAAAFDKAGFEAIDVHMSDILAGRLSLSAFSGLVACGGFSYGDVLGAGRGWASSILYNPRTKDEFETFFNRTNSFALGICNGCQMMSNLTAIIPGSQDFPTFKRNTSEQFEARFSSVKIGASHSLFLNDMQDSIMPIALAHGEGRAIFTGNQNNNIALQYVDHNANPTQNYPHNPNGSDNAVAGVTNDSGRVTIMMPHPERVIRAVQNSHHPKEWEERSPWMRMFENARAWVD
- a CDS encoding DUF502 domain-containing protein encodes the protein MLKKLSNYFIAGLLFWIPLGLSIVLIKFFLEFVDGIIPEQYLPKELLEFSNIVPGSGIILILMIMLVTGVLVNNFIGRKVLQLWDGLLNKIPGFRGIYNALKQLSDTVLSPSSNSFKKALLVEYPRKGMWTIAFQTGDYHGEIEQKIGKDIVNIYVPTTPNPTSGFFIMLPKKEVIELDMHVDDAFKLIISTGVVTPNNIKKD
- the nadA gene encoding quinolinate synthase NadA; translated protein: MLTSMITQIKQLLKQKNAVLVAHYYVSGDLQTLAEETGGIVSDSLEMARFGRNCVADTIIVAGVKFMGETAKILSPEKTVLVLDDKATCSLDEDCPIAEFSAFCDQHADRTVVVYANTSAEVKARADWVVTSGSALSVVKHLHQQGEKILWAPDKHLGNYVNNETGADMLLWQGSCVVHERFKADALIALQKQHPEAATLVHPESPQAVVELATVVGSTTALINAVKNREEQTFIVATDNGIFHKMHEVAPHKKLIEAPTMGTGADCESCAHCEWMAMNTLEKLLETLNNPQNEIKIDKNIAQQAQYSIQKLLDFTEK
- a CDS encoding AAA family ATPase, with protein sequence MKLTIKNIGVIKEADIELSGLTVIAGENDSGKSTVGKLMFSITKAIGRYEDELEESKESDIEKAVERIYFSIRIVIFRGNKHEYEQLKKMFHPHYFIDEVNDNGIEAIKSRIEYLKEKNIYNDRIEELFTNLQDVVRRDYDKKSAIKRAFNKVAYSEFKGVISSNKTKTSSIKITEGNNCILNIELHQNHVSEFDLQDDLYFNDSVIIETPMILNFNESIQNSKSLFDSQDKQSRLRSLGRANIAFHVKDLDAKLKNSAYEEGLFLNLKDNQLYEKITGIINGEIKFVKERDEFIYFKGEESHNIINVASGIKSFGILQMLLSANFLDERTLVVLDEPEVHLHPKWQLKYAEIIVLLVENNISVLVTTHSPYMIEALERYSEKYKVGANFYLAEEAMIKSENNNKTLSKTVAKLSEPFSVFDKMDAEKL